From the Synechococcus sp. KORDI-49 genome, the window CGACGCATCACTTCGCTGAGGCGGTGCGCGAGGCGGATGTGCATCTCTCAGTGGCCCGCAACCCCCGTGTTCCTCAGCAGACCGCGGAGGTGACGGTCTTCGCCAACGGCACCGTGATCCGGGCTCAGGAGCGCAGTGAGAACCTCTACGCCAGCATCGACATGGCCGCTGGGAAGCTGGCGCGTCAGCTGCGGCGCTGGAAGGAGCGCCACAGCGATCACCACCACAGCCACGGCCACAGCGCCAGCCTGACGCCCGGCACCGAATCGATCACCGATGACGAACCGGTGGACGGCTCACTGCTGAAGGGCCGCCATGCCGAGCTCCCCGACCCCGGCGTGCGCCGCAAATATTTCGCGATGCCGCCGATGAGCCTGGAGGAGGCCCGTCATCAGCTCGATCTGATCGATCACGACTTCTACCTCTTCCGCGACAGTGACAGCGGTGAGCTGCAGGTGATCTACCGGCGCAACCATGGGGGCTACGGCGTGATTCAGGCTCGGGACTGAAGACCGCAACCGCCATGGCCGATCCCCTTCAGGACCTTCCGGATCTGCCTCCCCTTCTGGACCAGGCCATCCTCGACCCGCTGCTGAATACCGAGCAGCTGATCGAATGCTGCGATGCCAGCCGGGAACGCAACATCCGGGCCATCTGCGGCACCCTGGCCAGGCTACCGGCCCTGCGCCATCGACTCGGGGGTGGTGACGGTCCACGACTGATCGCCGCCATCGACTTTCCGTTCGGCACCCTCCCCGCCGGTCTGCGACTGGCTGAGGCCCAGTGGGCGGCAGCCAACGGCGCCGACGAGCTGGATGTGGTGCCGGATTTCAGCGCCCTGGCCGATGGCGACTCCGGCCGCTTCGCCGAGGACCTGGCCGCTCTGTGTGACCTGGGCCTCCCCCTGCGGGTGGTGCTCGACATGGCCAGGCTCAGCGACGCGCAGCTGGAACTGGCGGTGGAGGCGGCGATCGATGCCGGGGCCAGCGGTGTGCAGACGGGAAACGGTTTCGGCCCCGCCTGCCATCCCGATCAGGTGAGCCAGCTGAAACAGCTCTGTCGCGGCCGCTGCGCGATCAAGGCCGCTGGCGGGATCCACAGCCTGGAGCTGGTGCACGATCTGGTTGCCGCCGGCGCCAACCTGCTCGGCACCAGCAGTGCGCCTCAACTGCTCCAGTCCCAGCGCCAGCCCATCGGTTGACCCCATGGCGGAACGACGGCTGGAAGGGCTCGTCCTGAAGGTGGGTCCCCTGGGGGAGCACGACCGGCTGCTCACTCTGCTCAGCGAGGCGGAGGGGGTGAGCCGGCTGGCGGTCCCTGGGGCGCGACGACCAAAAAGCAGCCTGGCCGCCGCTGCCCCGCTCACCCTCCTGGAGCTTCAGGTGGGAGGCCGCAGCGGACTGGCCCGGGTGCGGCAACTGCGCGTCCAGCGCAGTTTCAGCGGTCTGGGCCGGCGGCTGGAGACCCTGGCCGCCGCTCAGGCCCTCAGTGATCTCTGCCTGCTGATGGGCGCTGATGACGATCCGATCACCGGAATGCTGGCGACCCTGATGTTGCATCTGGAGCGGCTCGAGCAACGGGCCGAGGCCCCGACCATGGTGCTGGCGAGCACCGTTCAGGGCTGTGTCCACCTGCTGAGCCTCGGGGGCTACGGGCTGCCGCTGCAGAGCTGCTGCCGCAGCGGCGCCCCGCTGGATCCCCCCATCGGTCAGTGGGACTGGCGCTGCAGCCTTCTGCCCGAGGACGGCTTCGCCATCGGGGCGGAACCCACGGCGAGGCTGATGCTGAATCCGTCGGAGCTGGCCCTGCTGCAGCGGCTGCCCCGCCCGGATCTGCCCTGCCGACGCTCCGGGGAGCTGATGGGCCCCGAACCGGTTTGGCTCAGGCTGCTCTCCGTCGTGGAGCTCTGGATCCGCAGCCATCTGCCGAGAGGCAGCCGGGCGTTGCCGATGCTGCGGGAATCGCTGGCTCACCCTGCGGTGAGCGATCATGTGCCCGACGCGGGCGAATCTTGAGCGGCACGGTTTCCAGCGCGCGGGAGGAGGGACGCCAGGGTCTGATGGCCGTGGTGCGGCTCGAGGACTTCCGCCGGCTCTGGATCGGCCAGATCTTCTCCCAGCTGGCGGACAAGTTCTACATCGTGCTGATGGTGTTCCTGATCGCCCAGCACTGGGTGAGTCAGGACGCTCAGAGCAGCGGCGCCATGGCGGAGGTCGCCTCCGCCATCCGCATGGACATCGAGACCAGAGCTCAGCGCATCACCCTGCTGGCGACAGGCATCTACGTGGCCAACACCGTGCCCGCCGTGCTGCTGGGAATGCTGGCGGGGGTCTGGGCCGACCGCTGGCCGAAACGGCGGGTGATGGTGGCCTCCAACGCCATGCGGGCCCTGCTGGTGCTGCTGGCCCCTGTCTGTCTCCTGCCGGGTCCTGAACTGCTCGGGCTCAGCTGGGGGTACTGGGCCCTGCTGCTGATGACCTTCCTGGAGTCGGTGCTCACCCAGTTCTTCGCCCCGGCGGAACAGGCGGCCATTCCGCTGCTGGTGCCGAACAAACTGCTGCTGGCGGCCAATTCGCTTTACCAGGCCACCAGCATGGCAGCCACCATCGTGGGCTTCGCCCTCGGTCAACCGATCCTGCGACTGCTCAATCAGAGCCTCGCCAGCCTGGGACTGTCGGGAGGTGAATTCCTACTGCTGCCGTTCTGCTACGGCATGGCGGCTCTCAGCCTCAGCACCATCCGTCTGCGCGAGACCCCCTCGCGGCCGAACAACATCGGCATCGGGGAAGAGATCCGTGAAGGACTGCAGGTGCTGGTGAAACGGCCGACCGTGCGGCGGGCCATGCGCAATCTGGTGCTGCTCTACAGCCTGCTGGCCGCGATGTACGTGCTCGCCATCAGCCTGGCGGGGTCGATCAGCAGCCTGGGGCCGACGGGATTCGGCAGCCTGCTGGCCATGAGTGGCCTGGGTATGGCGATCGGAGCGGTGCTGACCGCCCAGCTCGGGCATCGCATCAGCCGCCACCATCTCGGAGCCGCCGGACTGGCTGCCATCACCTGCTGCCTGGTGCTGCTCGGCCAGCTTCAGGGGCGCCTGCTGATCACACTGAGCCTCTGCACCCTGCTCGGCATCGGTGCCGCCCTGGTGGCGATCCCAGCCCAGACGACACTGCAGGAGGACACCCCGGAACGGGAACGGGGCCGCGTGTTCGGCCTGCAGAACAACCTGATCAACATCGCCCTCAGCCTGCCGCTGGTGCTGGCGGGGACCCTCGTGAGCAGCGTCGGACTCAGGCCGGTGCTGCTGCTGCTGGCGACCCTGGCCCTCGGCGCGGCAGTGCTGGAGAGACCCTGGAAGCGCTGCTAACTTGCTGCCTTGCCAGAGGAGGATCGCAGAGCGCTTGGTGCAGATTGCCTGGCTGGGTAAGAAATCTCCGTTCTGCGGCAATGTCTCCTACGGCCTGAGCACCACTGAGGCCCTGCGTGAACGCGGTCACCAGACTCACTTCATTCATTTCGACAATCCCCGCAGCCCGGAAAGCGGTTCCACCTCACTGCTGGCCAATGATCCGGATGTGAGCCTGCCCTACCTGGTGAAATCGCAGGTTTACACCATCCCTTCTCCAGGCGCCCAGAGGGAACTGAGGGACTCCCTGGAACGGATCAGGCCGGACATCGTCCACGCCAGCCTGACTCTCTCGCCGCTGGATTTCCGCTTACCCGACCTCTGTCAGCAGCTGGGGGTCCCCCTGGTCGCCACGTTCCATCCCCCCTTCGACGCGGGGATGCGCAACCTCACCGCCGGGACCCAGCAGCTCTCCTACCAGCTCTATGCCCCGGCGCTTGCCCGTTACGACCGGGTGATCGTGTTCTCCCAGCTGCAGGCGGAAGTGCTGATCCGCCTCGGGGTGCCGGCCGACCGCCTGGCCGTGATCCCCAACGGTGTGGACACCGATCGCTGGGCACCGTCCCGTCACGGTGGTGATGCCGTGCTGTTGCAACGGGTTCGGCAGCGCCTCGGATCGGAGCGCACGTTCCTCTACATGGGCCGCCTTGCCACGGAGAAGAACGTGGAGGCGCTGCTGCGGGCATGGCGCCTGGTGTCACCCCAGGGATGCCGACTGGTGATCGTCGGTGACGGTCCGCTGCGCGGCACCCTCCAGAACAGCTTCAACGAGCCAGGGATCCTCTGGTGGGGATACGAAGCGGACCTGAACACCCGCATCGCCCTGATGCAGTGCGCCGAAGTCTTCCTGCTGCCCAGCCTGGTGGAAGGACTGTCTCTGGCGCTGCTGGAGGCCATGGCCACCGGCACGGCCTGCATCGCCACCGACGCGGGTGCCGATGGCGAAGTGCTGGACGGTGGGGCCGGAATCGTGTTGAGCACCCAGGGAGTGGCCACCCAGCTGCGCACCCTGCTGCCGGTGCTGCGCGATCAACCGGTGCTCACCGCGGAGCTCGGACGCCGGGCACGACAGCGGGCGCTTGAGCG encodes:
- the hpf gene encoding ribosome hibernation-promoting factor, HPF/YfiA family; translated protein: MKLLIHGRNLEITPALRDYTQTKLERATHHFAEAVREADVHLSVARNPRVPQQTAEVTVFANGTVIRAQERSENLYASIDMAAGKLARQLRRWKERHSDHHHSHGHSASLTPGTESITDDEPVDGSLLKGRHAELPDPGVRRKYFAMPPMSLEEARHQLDLIDHDFYLFRDSDSGELQVIYRRNHGGYGVIQARD
- a CDS encoding glycosyltransferase family 4 protein, with amino-acid sequence MVQIAWLGKKSPFCGNVSYGLSTTEALRERGHQTHFIHFDNPRSPESGSTSLLANDPDVSLPYLVKSQVYTIPSPGAQRELRDSLERIRPDIVHASLTLSPLDFRLPDLCQQLGVPLVATFHPPFDAGMRNLTAGTQQLSYQLYAPALARYDRVIVFSQLQAEVLIRLGVPADRLAVIPNGVDTDRWAPSRHGGDAVLLQRVRQRLGSERTFLYMGRLATEKNVEALLRAWRLVSPQGCRLVIVGDGPLRGTLQNSFNEPGILWWGYEADLNTRIALMQCAEVFLLPSLVEGLSLALLEAMATGTACIATDAGADGEVLDGGAGIVLSTQGVATQLRTLLPVLRDQPVLTAELGRRARQRALERYRLSRNIDAIEQLYGTLLATRPLAA
- a CDS encoding deoxyribose-phosphate aldolase, coding for MADPLQDLPDLPPLLDQAILDPLLNTEQLIECCDASRERNIRAICGTLARLPALRHRLGGGDGPRLIAAIDFPFGTLPAGLRLAEAQWAAANGADELDVVPDFSALADGDSGRFAEDLAALCDLGLPLRVVLDMARLSDAQLELAVEAAIDAGASGVQTGNGFGPACHPDQVSQLKQLCRGRCAIKAAGGIHSLELVHDLVAAGANLLGTSSAPQLLQSQRQPIG
- a CDS encoding MFS transporter; this translates as MAVVRLEDFRRLWIGQIFSQLADKFYIVLMVFLIAQHWVSQDAQSSGAMAEVASAIRMDIETRAQRITLLATGIYVANTVPAVLLGMLAGVWADRWPKRRVMVASNAMRALLVLLAPVCLLPGPELLGLSWGYWALLLMTFLESVLTQFFAPAEQAAIPLLVPNKLLLAANSLYQATSMAATIVGFALGQPILRLLNQSLASLGLSGGEFLLLPFCYGMAALSLSTIRLRETPSRPNNIGIGEEIREGLQVLVKRPTVRRAMRNLVLLYSLLAAMYVLAISLAGSISSLGPTGFGSLLAMSGLGMAIGAVLTAQLGHRISRHHLGAAGLAAITCCLVLLGQLQGRLLITLSLCTLLGIGAALVAIPAQTTLQEDTPERERGRVFGLQNNLINIALSLPLVLAGTLVSSVGLRPVLLLLATLALGAAVLERPWKRC
- the recO gene encoding DNA repair protein RecO, whose amino-acid sequence is MAERRLEGLVLKVGPLGEHDRLLTLLSEAEGVSRLAVPGARRPKSSLAAAAPLTLLELQVGGRSGLARVRQLRVQRSFSGLGRRLETLAAAQALSDLCLLMGADDDPITGMLATLMLHLERLEQRAEAPTMVLASTVQGCVHLLSLGGYGLPLQSCCRSGAPLDPPIGQWDWRCSLLPEDGFAIGAEPTARLMLNPSELALLQRLPRPDLPCRRSGELMGPEPVWLRLLSVVELWIRSHLPRGSRALPMLRESLAHPAVSDHVPDAGES